One Montipora capricornis isolate CH-2021 unplaced genomic scaffold, ASM3666992v2 scaffold_479, whole genome shotgun sequence DNA segment encodes these proteins:
- the LOC138036361 gene encoding uncharacterized protein yields the protein MHTALKERPVQGCTASVCHVNETKKGLDIKKLQQFSAMHDFSYQQDGLRVWKAFQVGPGKLIPWDEIYIKHQGATDLITEQENFGFTPRVTHGSAHDSGDAESSSELGLVLECPEPACARTFRSVEEMELHLSVGQHTESMYDKLKRGWVEKFSSLTLSEGDSTNVIERQGSEPVQSNLSEGWALHKPKGGAVRFSEKVRQYLTSKFEIGEQSGRKEDPMKVSQDMRKAKGENGERLFSREEWLTKAQIQGFFSRLSSSRRRRAGTSPSTAVDDKSDEELIDEEEVSHMTTLESVVTEIGLTHPIVYDIYDLCDYVKKEKLNHFTVSMLKEICTFFELPFKSRDSKALLMSKIKEMTHECQCSVEG from the coding sequence ATGCACACGGCGCTCAAAGAAAGGCCAGTTCAAGGATGTACCGCATCTGTATGCCACGTAAATGAAACCAAGAAAGGTTTAGATATCAAGAAACTCCAGCAATTCAGTGCCATGCACGACTTTTCATATCAGCAAGACGGTCTCAGAGTGTGGAAGGCATTCCAAGTTGGCCCTGGCAAACTCATTCCGTGGGATGAAATTTATATTAAGCATCAGGGCGCCACCGATCTTATAACAGAACAGGAGAATTTTGGCTTCACTCCGAGAGTAACGCATGGAAGTGCGCATGATAGTGGTGATGCAGAAAGCAGCAGTGAATTGGGGTTAGTGTTGGAATGCCCAGAACCAGCATGCGCTAGAACATTCAGATCTGTCGAAGAAATGGAGCTGCACTTATCTGTTGGACAACATACAGAGAGTATGTACGACAAACTCAAACGAGGCTGGGTTGAAAAATTCTCATCCCTTACCCTTTCAGAAGGCGACAGTACCAATGTTATCGAGAGACAGGGTAGCGAACCTGTCCAGTCGAATTTAAGTGAAGGATGGGCACTTCATAAGCCAAAAGGTGGCGCTGTTCGCTTCTCAGAGAAAGTAAGGCAGTATCTCACCTCCAAGTTTGAAATTGGTGAGCAATCTGGAAGGAAAGAGGATCCGATGAAGGTCTCGCAAGATATGAGGAAAGCGAAGGGGGAAAACGGGGAGCGCCTGTTTTCCCGGGAAGAGTGGCTAACCAAAGCCCAAATACAAGGCTTTTTCTCCCGTTTGTCCTCCTCGAGAAGGAGACGGGCAGGTACGTCTCCTAGCACCGCGGTTGACGATAAATCTGACGAGGAATTAATTGACGAGGAAGAAGTGAGTCACATGACCACCCTCGAATCAGTTGTAACAGAAATTGGCTTAACGCATCCGATTGTCTATGACATTTATGACTTGTGTGACTACGTCAAGAAGGAAAAATTGAACCATTTTACTGTTTCCATGCTTAAGGAAATCTGCACTTTCTTCGAGCTCCCATTTAAATCTAGAGATTCCAAAGCTCTTCTAATgtcaaaaataaaggaaatgacCCATGAATGCCAGTGCTCTGTGGAAGGTTAA